From the genome of Bradyrhizobium elkanii USDA 76, one region includes:
- a CDS encoding DUF3168 domain-containing protein, translated as MSAIVDQSGWLQTRIVGLLKAGATAAADRIYCPVPPAAKFPYVSIGDVQVINQRFECLQGAEYFVTVHAWSRERSKLEIRSLGKQITALLDDADISDGEVSVNTCEIDNSQYIDDPDGNTFHAALTFHVLTD; from the coding sequence ATGAGCGCGATCGTCGACCAGTCGGGCTGGCTGCAGACGCGGATTGTCGGCCTGCTCAAAGCAGGAGCGACAGCCGCGGCAGACCGGATTTATTGCCCGGTGCCGCCAGCTGCGAAATTTCCTTACGTCTCGATCGGTGACGTCCAGGTCATCAACCAGCGTTTTGAATGCCTGCAGGGAGCCGAGTATTTCGTGACGGTGCATGCCTGGTCGCGGGAGCGCTCCAAGCTGGAGATCCGCTCGCTCGGCAAGCAGATTACCGCACTGCTCGACGACGCCGACATCTCGGACGGCGAGGTCAGCGTCAACACCTGCGAGATCGACAATTCCCAGTACATAGATGATCCGGACGGCAACACGTTTCACGCCGCGCTGACGTTCCATGTCCTGACCGACTAA
- a CDS encoding GTA-gp10 family protein yields MSADAKLELVWGSGEQVFAFGIGQWRTLQENVNRRRLAIGAPLVGPMDLLNAVKANNAWPDDVRDIIRIGLIGGGMSPRDAHLELTQHFDSTPPLQHMKPALVILMAGLAGPPGASEDGGKKKTPASRKADQSISD; encoded by the coding sequence ATGAGCGCAGACGCTAAGCTCGAACTCGTCTGGGGCAGTGGCGAGCAGGTATTCGCCTTTGGCATTGGCCAGTGGCGGACGCTGCAGGAGAACGTCAACCGGCGGCGCCTGGCGATTGGGGCGCCTCTTGTAGGTCCGATGGATCTGCTCAACGCGGTGAAGGCGAACAACGCTTGGCCGGACGACGTCCGCGATATCATCCGCATCGGCCTGATCGGCGGCGGCATGTCGCCGCGTGACGCGCATCTCGAGCTGACGCAGCATTTCGACAGCACGCCGCCGCTGCAGCACATGAAGCCGGCGCTGGTGATCCTGATGGCCGGCCTGGCCGGGCCGCCTGGCGCATCAGAGGACGGCGGAAAAAAAAAGACGCCAGCGAGCCGCAAGGCGGACCAATCGATTTCGGACTGA
- a CDS encoding phage major capsid protein → MKQFVLGRGAFAVGMLALVTVAAVLVLGFDVHPAAAATSHGWTSYTAEFGSLAGVPTELKAVFDRIGEAFEAFKKTHQEEISGIKKGYADVVTADKLQKVSDSLDKAVEAKAALDAKVEAEIKHVDEIEKKLNRLGLKNDENGRLQLEVKEFNRLLETRGERGVQPLDETSYVAYKAASEKYLRKGDKLLSAEEHKTLAVGSDPDGGYFVTPDTSGRIVKRIYETSPVRQFANQQTISTDKLEGIEDTDEAGAGYAGERTTSGDTKTPQVGKYSIPVFDIDTEPKATQNLLDDAAVDVEAWLGGKVSDKFSRFENKEFVTGAANKIRGFVLGYDTAEDTGSGVAWGSVGYLKTGVDGDWAAANKADALIDVQGLLKNGYLQGAVWCIKRKLIAEIRKFKNSQGDYLWQPSLQAGTPEMILGYPVARMEDMPDKASNSFSIAFGNLKEAYTVVDRIGIRVLRDPFTQKPFIKFYTHKRTGGGLVNFEAIKLIKFGTA, encoded by the coding sequence ATGAAACAGTTTGTTCTTGGCCGCGGCGCCTTTGCCGTCGGCATGCTGGCGCTTGTCACGGTTGCCGCCGTGCTTGTGCTCGGCTTCGATGTCCATCCCGCCGCGGCAGCGACGAGCCACGGTTGGACGAGCTATACCGCCGAGTTCGGCTCGCTCGCCGGCGTGCCGACCGAGCTGAAGGCTGTCTTTGACCGCATCGGTGAGGCCTTCGAGGCGTTCAAGAAAACGCACCAGGAGGAAATCAGCGGCATCAAGAAAGGCTATGCCGACGTTGTCACGGCCGACAAGCTGCAGAAGGTCAGCGACTCGCTCGACAAGGCCGTCGAGGCCAAGGCCGCGCTCGACGCCAAGGTCGAGGCCGAGATCAAGCATGTCGACGAGATCGAGAAGAAGCTCAACCGCCTCGGTCTCAAGAATGACGAGAACGGGCGCCTGCAGCTCGAAGTGAAGGAATTTAACCGGCTCCTCGAGACCCGTGGCGAGCGCGGTGTTCAGCCCCTCGATGAGACCAGCTATGTTGCCTACAAGGCGGCAAGCGAGAAGTACCTCCGCAAGGGCGACAAGCTCCTGTCAGCCGAAGAACACAAGACCCTTGCTGTCGGTTCGGACCCGGATGGCGGATACTTCGTTACGCCGGACACCTCCGGCCGGATCGTCAAGCGGATCTATGAGACCAGTCCGGTTCGCCAGTTCGCCAACCAGCAGACGATCTCGACCGACAAGCTGGAGGGGATCGAAGACACCGACGAGGCCGGCGCTGGTTATGCCGGCGAGCGCACCACGTCGGGCGATACCAAGACGCCGCAGGTCGGCAAGTACTCGATCCCGGTGTTCGATATCGACACCGAGCCGAAGGCCACTCAGAATCTGCTGGATGACGCCGCTGTCGACGTTGAGGCTTGGCTCGGCGGCAAGGTCAGTGACAAGTTCTCGCGTTTCGAGAACAAGGAATTCGTCACCGGCGCTGCCAACAAGATCCGCGGCTTTGTGCTCGGCTATGATACGGCCGAGGATACCGGCAGTGGCGTGGCGTGGGGCAGCGTGGGCTATCTCAAGACCGGCGTCGACGGCGACTGGGCGGCAGCGAACAAGGCCGACGCCCTGATCGACGTCCAGGGACTGCTCAAGAATGGCTATCTGCAGGGCGCGGTCTGGTGCATCAAGCGTAAGCTGATCGCCGAGATCCGCAAGTTCAAGAACAGCCAGGGTGATTATCTCTGGCAGCCGTCGTTGCAGGCTGGCACGCCGGAGATGATCCTCGGCTATCCGGTCGCTCGCATGGAGGACATGCCCGACAAGGCGTCCAACAGCTTCTCGATCGCCTTCGGTAACCTGAAGGAAGCATATACGGTCGTCGATCGCATCGGCATCCGCGTCTTGCGCGATCCCTTCACGCAGAAGCCGTTCATCAAGTTCTACACCCACAAGCGCACGGGTGGCGGCTTGGTGAACTTCGAGGCGATCAAGCTGATCAAGTTCGGCACCGCCTGA
- a CDS encoding NlpC/P60 family protein, whose product MTAWSNNYIGIPRVQAGRSRAGVDCYGLLWLVYREVLGLELASYAGESVDAPERVEIARLVECGRSASPWREVSPGAEREFDMVVFRRGRIADHVGLVLAPGCMLHVVDETGVYRETFSSGRWRGRLVALHRHEALA is encoded by the coding sequence ATGACGGCCTGGTCGAACAACTATATCGGCATTCCGCGCGTCCAGGCAGGCCGCTCACGCGCGGGCGTCGACTGCTATGGCCTGCTCTGGCTGGTCTATCGCGAGGTCCTCGGCCTCGAGCTGGCGAGCTATGCTGGCGAGTCGGTCGACGCACCGGAGCGCGTCGAGATCGCGCGCCTCGTCGAGTGCGGTCGATCGGCGTCGCCCTGGCGCGAGGTCTCGCCGGGGGCTGAGCGTGAATTCGACATGGTGGTTTTCAGGCGCGGCCGGATCGCCGATCACGTCGGCCTTGTGCTGGCGCCTGGCTGCATGCTGCACGTGGTCGACGAGACCGGAGTCTATCGGGAGACCTTCTCCTCCGGTCGCTGGCGCGGGCGCCTGGTCGCGTTGCACCGTCATGAGGCGCTCGCATGA
- a CDS encoding head-tail adaptor protein, whose translation MTAGVLRFRLAFDRRADVDDGAGGLEGDFVEQFRLAAELMPKLGGETVLAARLVGQATFVLRVRSSSLSRQVTPDWRARDVRSAADPDKQTVYAILSGPIDVEYGKNRYLEFLLQTGKAP comes from the coding sequence ATGACCGCGGGTGTCCTGCGTTTTCGGCTCGCCTTTGACCGGCGGGCCGACGTCGACGACGGTGCCGGTGGGCTCGAGGGCGATTTCGTCGAGCAATTTCGCCTCGCAGCCGAGCTGATGCCAAAGCTAGGCGGCGAAACCGTCCTGGCCGCGCGCCTGGTCGGTCAGGCAACGTTCGTGCTGAGGGTGCGGTCCTCGAGCCTGTCGCGCCAGGTTACGCCCGACTGGCGGGCGCGGGACGTCCGCAGCGCCGCAGATCCCGACAAGCAGACGGTTTACGCGATCCTGTCGGGGCCGATCGACGTCGAGTACGGCAAAAATCGCTACCTCGAATTCCTGCTGCAGACTGGCAAAGCACCATGA
- a CDS encoding HK97-gp10 family putative phage morphogenesis protein, whose translation MGTNTTARNFKARMQELAQQMKGSFHDMLLAQGDELVDNIQRAIPHNVTGHLKQSVRKKDVSTDTKLTVLVLAGGPLTTKRTPAGHSFDYALAEEFGTEKQDPRPFFYSSVRLYRAGGLEQFRETFEETIAENNRTRAILKDNYSNAGVSVNVGHRGAISAPKGLK comes from the coding sequence ATGGGCACAAATACGACAGCGCGGAATTTCAAGGCCCGCATGCAGGAACTGGCCCAACAGATGAAGGGCAGTTTCCATGACATGCTGCTCGCGCAGGGCGATGAGCTCGTCGACAATATCCAGCGCGCGATCCCGCACAACGTGACCGGACATCTCAAGCAGTCGGTCAGGAAGAAAGATGTTTCGACCGACACAAAGCTGACGGTGCTGGTGCTCGCCGGCGGTCCACTGACGACCAAGCGCACGCCGGCCGGCCATTCGTTCGATTACGCGCTGGCCGAGGAGTTTGGAACCGAGAAGCAAGATCCTCGGCCATTCTTCTATTCCAGCGTCCGGCTCTATCGCGCCGGCGGCCTCGAGCAGTTCCGTGAGACGTTCGAGGAGACGATCGCCGAGAACAACCGCACGCGGGCCATCCTCAAAGACAATTATTCCAACGCCGGCGTGAGTGTGAACGTCGGCCATCGCGGCGCGATCTCGGCGCCGAAGGGGCTGAAATGA
- a CDS encoding phage tail tube protein, whose amino-acid sequence MTQASTIKFGSFLVELGDGVTPTEGFSAPCGLNSRSFNRTAATNDTNVPDCDDPDAPSWLERDTVSLSAAIAGAGVVADEDFDVWNSWFESGATKNVRIRLKNRTWIGPYKCTKLNVTGQRGSRVTFDVSLDSDGETVLQS is encoded by the coding sequence ATGACGCAAGCCTCGACAATCAAGTTTGGTTCGTTCCTGGTGGAGCTCGGCGACGGCGTGACGCCGACCGAAGGCTTTTCCGCGCCTTGCGGGCTCAACTCCCGCAGCTTCAATCGGACGGCAGCGACGAATGATACCAACGTTCCGGACTGTGACGATCCGGATGCGCCGTCTTGGCTCGAGCGCGACACGGTTTCGTTGTCGGCGGCGATCGCCGGTGCCGGCGTGGTCGCTGACGAGGATTTCGACGTCTGGAACAGCTGGTTTGAATCCGGTGCGACCAAGAACGTTCGCATTCGCCTCAAAAACCGCACTTGGATCGGTCCCTACAAGTGCACCAAGCTCAACGTGACCGGCCAGCGTGGCAGCCGTGTCACTTTCGACGTGTCGCTCGACAGCGACGGCGAAACGGTCCTGCAGTCGTAA
- a CDS encoding head-tail connector protein, which translates to MHRILITPPTDDVLALEDVKRHLRVDYSDDDALISAMIVAAVGLLDPAAGGTLGRALRPQTWELQLPSFYLDTGNEPYRRFDHDGRRSWRDSHSAIKLPHPPLISIDSVTYDDEAGEAHTLIENTDFRVIGKGGRSSQSIIPAPGKCWPAARWQPDAVRIRYTCGYPAPAAAQGETLAVPETMPQPIHVWLKLQIGAFYENREMFEVAQRESAATLPDFITNMLAPLRGYV; encoded by the coding sequence ATGCATCGCATCCTGATCACCCCGCCGACCGACGATGTACTCGCGCTCGAGGATGTGAAGCGGCATCTGCGCGTTGACTACAGCGACGATGATGCCCTGATCAGCGCGATGATTGTTGCTGCCGTCGGATTGCTCGATCCGGCTGCCGGCGGCACGCTGGGGCGAGCGCTGCGCCCGCAGACGTGGGAATTGCAGCTGCCGAGCTTCTATCTGGATACGGGCAATGAGCCGTATCGGCGTTTCGATCATGACGGTCGTCGCTCATGGCGCGACAGTCATTCCGCGATCAAGTTGCCGCATCCGCCATTGATATCCATCGACAGCGTCACCTATGACGATGAGGCCGGCGAGGCGCATACGCTGATCGAGAACACAGATTTTCGCGTCATCGGGAAGGGCGGACGGAGTTCGCAATCCATTATCCCTGCGCCGGGCAAATGCTGGCCTGCGGCGCGATGGCAGCCCGATGCCGTCCGTATCCGCTACACCTGCGGATATCCCGCGCCCGCCGCGGCGCAGGGTGAGACACTGGCGGTGCCGGAGACGATGCCGCAACCGATTCATGTCTGGCTCAAGCTGCAGATCGGCGCGTTTTACGAGAACCGAGAGATGTTCGAGGTCGCGCAGCGCGAGAGCGCGGCGACTTTGCCAGATTTCATCACCAATATGCTCGCGCCGTTGCGTGGGTATGTCTAA